TCCGTGCTCCAGGGCCTGATCGCGGCGGGCCTGCCGATCCACCTGATCCCCCTGCTCACCGAAAGGGGCTACGGCCTGGAGATGGCGGTGGCCGCCTTCTCGATCATCGGCCCTGCCCAGGTGGCGGGACGGATGGCCATGGCGGCGGGCGAGCGCGCCTTCGGCATGAAAGGCACCGGCATCGTCACCCTGGGACTGGGAGTCCTCGCCTTCGCGCTCCTGCCCCTGCTTCCCGCCGGGTCCTGGCTGGTCGCCGCGTTCGCCGCGCTCTTCGGCGCCTCGAACGGGATGATGACCATCGTGCGCGCGCTCCTGCCGCCCGAGCTGTTCGGCCGCGACAACTACGGCGTCGTCCAGGGCATGATCGCCATGCCCGTACGCCTGACCACCGCCTCGGCTCCATTTCTGTTCGGGACGCTGTGGGCCTGGTGGGGCAGTTACACGGCGGTCATGATCCTGTGCTTGGCCATTTCCATCGCGTCGCTCGGCTTCTTTCTGGTTGTCCTGTTGTTGCAAAAGGGGCGTGAAAAGCCTGAAAATTTGCTTGCGTTAGACGGCTAAAGAACTCATGTGCTCACTGACTGAAATGGCTTGGTTTAAAGAAAGACGCGTTCCGTGACGGCAGTAACTGATCTCCTCATCGTCGGCGGCGGCATCAATGGTGCGGGCATCGCCCGCGATGCGGTGGGCCGGGGCCTCTCCGTGGTGCTCTGCGAACAGGGCGATCTGGCAGGCTATACGTCTTCCGCCTCGACGAAGCTGATTCACGGTGGCCTGCGCTATCTGGAGTATTACGAGTTCCGTCTGGTCCGCGAGGCCCTGTTCGAGCGCGAACGCCTGCTCAATTCCGCGCCGCACATCATCTGGCCCCTGCGCTTCATCCTGCCTCACGAGAAGGGCATCCGCCCGGCCTGGTTCGTGCGCCTCGGCCTCTTCCTCTACGACCACCTCGCCCCGCGCAAGAAGCTGCCGGGCACGGAAACCATCAAGCTCACCACGCACCCGGCGGGCAAGGGCCTCAAGCCCGGCTTCGACACGGCCTTCGTCTATTCCGACTGCTGGGTCGAGGACAGCCGCATGGTGGCGCTCAACGCCATCGACGCCTTCGAGAAGGGCGCCGACATCCGCGTGCGCACCAAGCTCGTCTCCGCCCGCCGCGAGGGCAGCTTGTGGGTGGCGACCCTCCAGAACGTGGAGACGGGCGCGACCCAGGAGGTCCGCGCGAAGGTCATCGTCAACGCAGGCGGGCCCTTCGTGGCCGACGTGCTCAACGCCAAGCTCGGCCTCAACACCACGAAGAACGTGCGCCTCGTGAAGGGCAGCCACATCGTGGTGCCCAAGCTCTTCGACACGAAGGAGGCCTTCATCCTGCAGAACACGGACAAGCGCATCGTGTTCGCGATCCCCTATCAGGGGAAATTCACCCTCATCGGCACCACCGACATCCCGGTGGAATCGGTTCCGGACCGGAAGGTCGAGATCAGCTCCGAGGAAGTGCAGTATCTCTGCAACGTGGTGAACCACTTCTTCAAGAAGCAGGTCACCCCGGCGGACGTCGTGTGGAGCTATTCGGGCGTGCGCCCCCTCTTCGACGACGGCTCGTCCAGCGCCTCCGCCGTGACCCGCGACTACGTGTTCGACATGGACGCCCCGCAGGGCCAGGCGCCGGTGCTGTCGATCTTCGGCGGCAAGATCACCACGTTCCGCAAGCTCGCCGAGCACGCCCTCGACGAGCTGAAGGCCGTC
This window of the Microvirga sp. TS319 genome carries:
- a CDS encoding glycerol-3-phosphate dehydrogenase; the protein is MTAVTDLLIVGGGINGAGIARDAVGRGLSVVLCEQGDLAGYTSSASTKLIHGGLRYLEYYEFRLVREALFERERLLNSAPHIIWPLRFILPHEKGIRPAWFVRLGLFLYDHLAPRKKLPGTETIKLTTHPAGKGLKPGFDTAFVYSDCWVEDSRMVALNAIDAFEKGADIRVRTKLVSARREGSLWVATLQNVETGATQEVRAKVIVNAGGPFVADVLNAKLGLNTTKNVRLVKGSHIVVPKLFDTKEAFILQNTDKRIVFAIPYQGKFTLIGTTDIPVESVPDRKVEISSEEVQYLCNVVNHFFKKQVTPADVVWSYSGVRPLFDDGSSSASAVTRDYVFDMDAPQGQAPVLSIFGGKITTFRKLAEHALDELKAVFPAMKPAWTETAKMPGGDMPDADFDRFFAGVRQRWPFLPEPIALRLARAYGTRIAELLGEAKSMADLGEDFGAGLTRAEVDYLVRREWARSAEDILWRRSKLGLHVPAGAPAKIDAYIAKQKAASIAAQ